The Thermogemmatispora onikobensis genome contains the following window.
TCGGGCTGGGCTGTTGCAGGACGTGAGATGGCAGTTGCTGAGGCCGGAGGCTGGTGGCTCGCCCCTTCGCTGCTTGGGCCACATGCTCCCAGAAGAAGCAATAATGTACATATAGTGATATAGAAGATGCTTCGTTTTTCCTTAGTGCCCAAAATCTTTTTCTTCATTATTGTACCTGTTAGCCTTTGGCATGGCGGGTGGTGAGCACTGTCGATACGCTCTCTGCTGTTTAGCATAACTCTCCCCTGAAGGGTTCGGACGGTGCAGGCAGCGACAGGTAACAGGCTGAGAGAAAGGGGCTGTTGCTTGTGCCTGGTATGGTGCTGGTTGTGCTTGGGTGGGCTTCTGTTTGCCTCTTGCTTTCTTCCTTTTTTGGCTCGTTTGGCTTCCAGTGGCTTCCAGTGGCTTCCAGGGTGATAGCAGGAAGTTGTAGCTAATGGCTATACGAATTTTGAGTCTGACCAGCACCTTCTTCTCCTCACTGGCAGACAGGAACTCTGCTCTTCCATGGCTATAAGCAAATTTTTGCCTTGGGGGAGCGAGGCGACTTGACGAAGCGCGGGCCTGGCGGCTATCATCCCAAGCAAAGAGAGCATCTCAAAGGGCGGGCCGTGCTGCAGACGCCTCGCTCGCATCGTGTCGCCAGCAGAGCAGAGCAGAAAGGGAATCCCCATGAGCGAGCACTATCACTACGATGTCATCATCATCGGAGCCGGCCATAACGGCCTCGTTGCAGCCGGCTACCTGGCGCGCGCTGGCAAGCGTGTGCTTGTCCTTGAACAGCGCGACCGTGTAGGGGGTGCCTGCACACTCGAAGAACCCTTCCCAGGTTTCAGCGTCTCCCCCTGCGCCTACGTTGTCAGCCTACTGCGACCGGAAATCATCCGCGATCTTGAGTTAGCGCGCTACGGCTTTGAAGCCTACGTCAAAGATCCCCAGATGTTTGTTCCCTTCCTGGACGGCAGCTACCTCTTCATTCGCGCCAGCAGTGAGCAAACTGCCGAAGGAATACGGCGCTTCTCGCTGCGCGATGCCGCCGCTTACCCCCGCTTTCTGCGCTTCTTTGAACGCGCCTCAGACCTTCTCACGCCACTCCTTCTAGAGGAGCCGCCCACCCTGGCAGAGCTGGCGGCCCGTTTTCGCGGCGAAGATGAAGAAATCTTCAGTCGGCTCATGTTCGGCAACCTCTATGATCTGCTCGCCGAGTACTTCGAATCCGACCAGGTGCGAGCCGCTTTTGCTGGTCAAGGCGTCATTGGCAGCTTCATCGGACCCAAAACGCCGGGGTCCGTCTACGTAATGTGGCATCACATGTTTGGCGAGGTGAATGGTCAGCGCGGCCTCTGGGGCTACGTTCGCGGCGGCATGGGACGCATCAGCTTCGCCCTGGCGGCCTCAGCCACTGCCCACGGCGCCCAAATCCGCACCGGCGCCCCCGTGGCCAGCGTCCTGATTCACAACGGGCGAGCCGAGGGTGTACGTCTGGAGAGCGGTGAAGAGCTGCGCGCTCGCGCAGTCCTCTCTAACGCTGACCCCAAACGGACCTTCTTGCAACTGTGCGCCGACGTCGGCCTTGATTCCGGCTTCCTGGCGCGCATCAAGCGCTTCAGAACAGAAAGCCCCGTCATCAAGATCAACCTTGCCCTCAAAGAGCTACCGAGCTTTACCTGCCTGCCAGGCAGCGAACCGGGGCTGCAGCACGCGGGCTCATGCGAGATTTCGCCGACCCCCGACTGGGTGCAGCAAGCTTACGAGGACGCACTGCGTGGCGAGCTGTCGCGCCGTCCCTACATCGAGGCCTACATGCAGTCAGCTACCGACCCATCGCTCACGCCACCGGGCAAGCACCTGATCTCGCTGTTCTGCCAATACGCCCCCTACCACCTGAAAGGTCATTCCTGGAGCGAGGAAGTCAAAGCAGCAATGGCCGAGCGCGTCATTGCTACCATGTGTGAATTCGCCCCCAACTTCGCCGATGCCATCATCGACCGCCAGGTGCTCAGTCCTGTGGACATCGAGCAGCGCTATGGTATGACCGAAGGGCACATCTTCCACGGTGAGATCACCCCCGACCAGCTCTTTGGTCAGCGTCCAACACCCGAGTGCGCCCGCTATCGCACCCCAATCGCCGGCCTCTACCTCTGCGGATCAGGCACCCATCCCGGTGGGGGTGTCATGGGAGCACCTGGCCATAACGCGGCCCAGGCGCTGCTACGCGACTGGGGAGAAGCTTCCTGAATCTCCTGACAGCCGCAGCCAGAAGCAGGGGCTAGGCTGGCCGTCGCTATAATCGATTAAGGCTATAAGAAATACAGATCAAGAAGAAGGCAGTCAGGCAGGCCATTGCTGGTCAGCAAGCAGGGACAGGGCCGCAGAAAAGTGCGCCTCCAGCCAGAGGTGCAGATCCTCACT
Protein-coding sequences here:
- a CDS encoding phytoene desaturase family protein, producing MSEHYHYDVIIIGAGHNGLVAAGYLARAGKRVLVLEQRDRVGGACTLEEPFPGFSVSPCAYVVSLLRPEIIRDLELARYGFEAYVKDPQMFVPFLDGSYLFIRASSEQTAEGIRRFSLRDAAAYPRFLRFFERASDLLTPLLLEEPPTLAELAARFRGEDEEIFSRLMFGNLYDLLAEYFESDQVRAAFAGQGVIGSFIGPKTPGSVYVMWHHMFGEVNGQRGLWGYVRGGMGRISFALAASATAHGAQIRTGAPVASVLIHNGRAEGVRLESGEELRARAVLSNADPKRTFLQLCADVGLDSGFLARIKRFRTESPVIKINLALKELPSFTCLPGSEPGLQHAGSCEISPTPDWVQQAYEDALRGELSRRPYIEAYMQSATDPSLTPPGKHLISLFCQYAPYHLKGHSWSEEVKAAMAERVIATMCEFAPNFADAIIDRQVLSPVDIEQRYGMTEGHIFHGEITPDQLFGQRPTPECARYRTPIAGLYLCGSGTHPGGGVMGAPGHNAAQALLRDWGEAS